ACTGCTTCATCTAACGTTTTTCCGTGTCTGTATGTCCAAAGAATAAGCCTAAATCCTTCTGCCTGTAATCTTTTCAAGGTCTCGAAAGCGAAGATCTTTGCCTTTCCAATTCCTGGGTAAGCATCATCAACAATAGTTCCGTCAAAGTCAACAGCAATCTTTTTATTATTTAACATTTTGTTCTTTTTTTAGCTTTGCAAAGATAAGAAATAAAAAAGAGTGCCAAATAGAAAGGCACTCAATACTTTTATAATTTAAAATAATAATATGGGCTACTAGCTCTTAACCCAGTTAAACTGGAACTGAAGATCCGGAGTAGAAACTCTGTCTGTAATCTTCTGTAGTCTTGAAGGAAGCTTCATCAGGTATTCCTGAGCTTTTTCTGCTTTTTCTGTAAGACCTTTTACGTGCTCAATCTTCCATTCATCCAACAGATCTTTCATAATGTTGATATAATCCTGACCGGTATATACCATACATCTTTGTGCTGCATCTGAGAAGTGTCCCCAAAGTTCACCTGCCTTCTGTCCTGATTGTCTCATCAGGTGAGCAGGCATTACAATCTTCTTGCGCATCATATCTTCGAAAGCAAGAATCATTTCTGATGGATCTATTTCAAGGATTTTAGCTACGAAATGCTTGTAAGCTTTTGCGTGTCTCGCTTCGTCTGCTGCAATTACACCGCACATTTTAGCTAATTTTCCGTTTCCGGATTGTTTTGCTAATGTTCCTACTCTTCTGTGAGAGATATTGGTTGCTGTTTCCTGGAAACTTGTATAAATGAAATTTCTGTATGGGTCCATGCTTGTTCCCAAGTCGAATCCATCATTAATAAGATATTGAGTGGTAATTTCTACCTCCCTCATATTTACTCTACCACACAGGTAAAGGTATTTGTTTAATAAATCTCCGTGCCTGTTCTCTTCTGCAGTCCAAGCTCTTACCCAGTTTGCCCAGCCTACTTTTTCTTCCTGATTAATTCCGTCAACCCCCATTAACCAAGACTCATAAGAAGGAAGAGCTTCTTCTGTGATACAGTCTCCAATCAAGGTTACAAAAAGGTCGTAAGGCATTTCACGGGCAAAA
This Chryseobacterium sp. G0162 DNA region includes the following protein-coding sequences:
- a CDS encoding acyl-ACP desaturase; protein product: MYQKLVRKEVMGLLEKEVGSFLDKFLTPIEKIWQPSDYLPDPSSDEFKHDLEEIQTFAREMPYDLFVTLIGDCITEEALPSYESWLMGVDGINQEEKVGWANWVRAWTAEENRHGDLLNKYLYLCGRVNMREVEITTQYLINDGFDLGTSMDPYRNFIYTSFQETATNISHRRVGTLAKQSGNGKLAKMCGVIAADEARHAKAYKHFVAKILEIDPSEMILAFEDMMRKKIVMPAHLMRQSGQKAGELWGHFSDAAQRCMVYTGQDYINIMKDLLDEWKIEHVKGLTEKAEKAQEYLMKLPSRLQKITDRVSTPDLQFQFNWVKS